The following is a genomic window from Bacillus sp. V2I10.
GCAGTCAACCGGATGCTTTGTTTTTAAAAAACGAATGGTGAAAGGACCGATTTGAATCTGTTCATTAGGATTATAAGCCTTCCCTATTGTTGCGTCTTTATATGTAAGTCTTGCAAATTCCTTCTGATCGACAGCATGTCCATAGATCGGCAGTGCTTTATTGCTCTTTTTTAAATACGCAGCAATCAGCCTTGCAAATTGCAGAGGTCCCACATCTGAAATATGGTCATGGTGATAGTGGGAAAGAATGACAGCATCAAGCTCTTCAGGCTTCACATAATTCTGCAGCTTTGATAAAACAGCACTTCCGCAGTCTACAAGCAGCCTAAACCCGTCAGATTCAAAAAGATATCCTGATGACGCCTCATTAACAGCAGGATAACCGCCCCAAAAACCAACAACTGTTACCTTCATTACAATCCTCCTTTATTTATATTCCTACCTCTCAATATACCCATTTTTATAAAAAATTGCATGTTTTATGATATTGTTACAAAACAGATGTTGACATGTCATCATCTGTTATAATACAATGACATTAACAACAACTTGGAGGGGATACCAATGTTAGTTAAAATGACTGAATTTTTCAAAAACCTGCCTGCAAAGAAGTGCTTGGAGTGCGGGGATAAAATTGAAGAACAGCATGAGTGTTATGGCAATACATGCGATAAATGCATGAAAATTAATCACATTTAACCTTCGTTCATCCTAACAATACCTATATTTATAGAAAGAACCTTGCGTTCTTTCTCTTTTTTTATGCAAAAAAAGACACTGATTTTTCAGTGTCTCCTCCGCTATTCTAAACTTCTCTGTCCCAGTGGC
Proteins encoded in this region:
- a CDS encoding MBL fold metallo-hydrolase, translated to MKVTVVGFWGGYPAVNEASSGYLFESDGFRLLVDCGSAVLSKLQNYVKPEELDAVILSHYHHDHISDVGPLQFARLIAAYLKKSNKALPIYGHAVDQKEFARLTYKDATIGKAYNPNEQIQIGPFTIRFLKTKHPVDCFAMRISDGVSEVVYTADSSFTQEFIPFSENADLLLCECNFYGEMDGSGAGHMNSFDAANLANRASVKELILTHLPHFGNHLDLVAEAKTIYKGPVRLAASGLQWTQEN
- the yhfH gene encoding protein YhfH: MLVKMTEFFKNLPAKKCLECGDKIEEQHECYGNTCDKCMKINHI